A genomic window from Rattus norvegicus strain BN/NHsdMcwi chromosome 9, GRCr8, whole genome shotgun sequence includes:
- the Ecel1 gene encoding endothelin-converting enzyme-like 1 isoform X1: MEAPYSMTAHYDEFQEVKYVSRCGTGGARGTSLPPGFPRSSGRSASGARSGLPRWNRREVCLLSGLVFAAGLCAILAAMLALKYLGPGAAGTGGACPEGCPERKAFARAARFLSANLDASIDPCQDFYSFACGGWLRRHAIPDDKLTYGTIAAIGEQNEERLRRLLARPTGGPGGAAQRKVRAFFRSCLDMREIERLGPRPMLEVIEDCGGWDLGGAADRPGAARWDLNRLLYKAQGVYSAAALFSLTVSLDDRNSSRYVIRIDQDGLTLPERTLYLAQDEESEKVLAAYKVFMERLLRLLGADAVEQKAQEILQLEQRLANISVSEYDDLRRDVSSVYNKVTLGQLQKITPHLQWKWLLDQIFQEDFSEEEEVVLLATDYMQQVSQLIRSTPRRILHNYLVWRVVVVLSEHLSPPFREALHELAKEMEGNDKPQELARVCLGQANRHFGMALGALFVHEHFSAASKAKVQQLVEDIKYILGQRLEELDWMDAQTKAAARAKLQYMMVMVGYPDFLLKPEAVDKEYEFEVHEKTYFKNILNSIRFSIQLSVKKIRQEVDKSTWLLPPQALNAYYLPNKNQMVFPAGILQPTLYDPDFPQSLNYGGIGTIIGHELTHGYDDWGGQYDRSGNLLHWWTEASYSRFLHKAECIVRLYDNFTVYNQRVNGKHTLGENIADMGGLKLAYYAYQKWVREHGPEHPLHRLKYTHNQLFFIAFAQNWCIKRRSQSIYLQVLTDKHAPEHYRYACLPSWAVPSLCLHGVRGARRVRGQPGSGRVASEAHTAGVSLPPQGPG; the protein is encoded by the exons ATGGAGGCCCCGTATTCCATGACAGCGCACTATGATGAGTTCCAGGAAGTCAAGTACGTGAGCCGGTGTGGCACCGGGGGCGCCCGAGGGACCTCCCTACCTCCAGGCTTCCCGAGGAGCTCAGGGCGCAGTGCTAGCGGGGCCCGGTCGGGGCTACCGCGCTGGAACCGACGGGAGGTGTGCCTGTTGTCCGGGCTGGTGTTCGCCGCCGGCCTCTGTGCCATCTTGGCAGCCATGCTGGCGCTCAAATACCTGGGCCCTGGCGCGGCGGGCACTGGCGGAGCCTGTCCCGAGGGCTGCCCCGAGCGCAAGGCCTTCGCGCGCGCCGCCCGCTTCCTGTCTGCCAACCTGGACGCCAGCATCGACCCGTGCCAGGACTTCTACTCGTTCGCGTGCGGGGGCTGGCTGCGGCGCCACGCCATCCCCGACGACAAGCTCACCTATGGCACGATCGCGGCCATCGGAGAGCAGAACGAGGAGCGCCTGCGGCGCCTGCTGGCGAGACCCACGGGAGGCCCGGGCGGCGCTGCGCAGCGCAAGGTGCGCGCCTTCTTCCGCTCGTGCCTCGACATGCGCGAGATCGAGAGGCTCGGGCCGCGGCCCATGCTGGAGGTCATCGAGGACTGCGGCGGCTGGGACCTAGGCGGCGCGGCCGATCGCCCGGGGGCGGCTCGCTGGGACCTCAACCGACTGTTGTACAAGGCACAGGGTGTGTACAGCGCGGCCGCGCTCTTCTCGCTTACAGTCAGCCTGGACGACAGGAACTCCTCGCGCTACGTCATCCGT ATTGACCAGGACGGGCTCACCCTGCCAGAGAGAACCCTGTACCTAGCTCAAGATGAGGAGAGTGAGAAG GTCCTGGCCGCATACAAGGTGTTCATGGAGCGCCTACTCAGACTACTGGGTGCAGACGCTGTGGAACAGAAGGCTCAGGAAATCCttcaactggagcagaggctagcTAAT ATCTCTGTGTCAGAATATGATGATCTCCGTCGAGATGTCAGCTCCGTGTACAACAAAGTGACTCTGGGGCAGCTGCAGAAGATCACCCCCCAT TTGCAGTGGAAATGGCTGCTGGACCAGATCTTCCAGGAGGACTTCtctgaagaggaggaggtggtgctGCTGGCCACAGACTACATGCAGCAGGTGTCCCAGCTCATCCGATCCACACCCCGAAG GATCCTTCACAACTACCTAGTGTGGCGTGTGGTGGTGGTTCTGAGTGAGCACCTGTCCCCACCATTCCGAGAGGCACTGCATGAGCTGGCCAAAGAGATGGAGGGCAATGACAAACCCCAGGAGTTGGCCCGAGTCTGCCTGGGCCAGGCCAACCGCCACTTCGGCATGGCTCTTGGTGCCCTCTTTGTACACGAACACTTCTCAGCTGCCAGTAAAGCCAAG GTACAGCAGCTGGTGGAAGATATCAAGTACATCTTAGGCCAGCGCCTGGAGGAGCTGGACTGGATGGACGCCCAGACCAAGGCAGCTGCTCGGGCTAAG CTCCAGTACATGATGGTCATGGTTGGCTATCCAGACTTCCTGCTGAAACCTGAGGCTGTAGACAAAGAGTATGAG TTTGAGGTCCACGAGAAGACCTACTTCAAGAACATTTTGAACAGCATCCGATTCAGCATCCAGTTGTCTGTCAAGAAGATCCGACAGGAGGTGGACAAATCCAC GTGGCTGCTCCCTCCGCAGGCGCTCAATGCCTACTATCTGCCCAACAAGAACCAAATGG TATTCCCAGCTGGCATCCTGCAGCCCACCCTGTATGACCCAGACTTCCCGCA GTCTTTGAACTACGGGGGCATCGGTACCATCATTGGGCATGAACTGACCCACGGCTATGATGACTGGG GAGGACAGTATGACCGCTCAGGAAACCTGCTGCACTGGTGGACTGAGGCCTCCTACAGCCGCTTTCTGCACAAGGCCGAGTGCATTGTTCGCCTCTATGACAACTTCACCGTCTACAACCAGCGG GTGAATGGGAAACACACACTTGGCGAGAACATCGCAGACATGGGAGGCCTCAAGCTGGCCTACTAT GCCTATCAGAAGTGGGTCCGGGAGCATGGCCCAGAACACCCGCTGCACCGGCTCAAGTACACCCACAACCAGCTTTTCTTCATTGCCTTTGCCCAG AACTGGTGCATCAAGCGACGGTCACAGTCCATCTACCTGCAGGTGCTGACAGACAAACACGCACCTGAGCACTACCGGTATGCGTGTCTGCCTTCCTGGGCAGTCCCCTCCTTGTGTCTGCATGGGGTTAGAGGGGCAAGAAGGGTCAGGGGTCAACCTGGAAGTGGTAGGGTGGCCAGTGAAGCCCACACTgctggggtctctctcccacctcaGGGTCCTGGGTAG
- the LOC134480403 gene encoding uncharacterized protein LOC134480403 yields the protein MTLTGQVRVWAERGRREGSEANPGLSQSGARLAAALSVRPPLPLPPRRPPAPKEGARQRLHPPSPAPCTPPSPCFPLGYLSAPAVRRWGWQPPRYAPEGGAPVSSSRTPESRSVPGGGSTVSSDEVPPLGATYQSAVKGLKLEIWRREGRLGRAHKSSVQEGFQWTVGGAVSPEKDHTAPAISTLWFQPAGLA from the exons ATGACACTTACCGGGCAGGTGCGCGTCTGGGCCGAGCGAGGACGGAGGGAGGGGTCGGAAGCAAATCCCGGCCTCAGCCAGAGCGGAGCTCGGCTGGCTGCGGCTCTCTCCGTGCGCCCGCCGCTTCCTCTGCCGCCGCGCCGCCCGCCAGCCCCGAAGGAGGGGGCGCGCCAGCGGCTCCACCCTCCTTCTCCCGCCCCCTGcacccctccttctccctgcttccctctgggcTACCTGTCAGCTCCAGCAGTGCGGAGGTGGGGATGGCAACCGCCGAGATACGCTCCTGAGGGTGGTGCACCAGTTTCAAGCTCCAGGACTCCGGAGTCCAGATCTGTCCCGGGAGGAGGAAGCACGGTCTCTTCTGATGAGGTTCCTCCACTTGGAGCCACCTACCAATCTGCGgtaaaggggctgaagctggagaTCTGGAGGCGAGAGGGCCGTCTGGGCCGAGCCCACAAAAGCTCAGTCCAGGAAGGATTCCAATGGACTGTGGGAGGCGCAG TGTCCCCAGAAAAGGACCACACAGCCCCAGCAATCTCAACCCTCTGGTTCCAGCCTGCAGGCCTGGCCTAA
- the Akp3 gene encoding intestinal-type alkaline phosphatase 2 precursor, which translates to MQGAWVLLLLGFRLQLSLSVIPVEEENPAFWNQKAADALNVAKKLQPIQTSAKNLIIFLGDGMGVPTVTATRILKGQLEGNLGPETPLAMDHFPYMALSKTYSVDRQVPDSASTATAYLCGVKTNYKTIGVSAAARFDQCNTTFGNEVLSVMYRAKKAGKSVGVVTTTRVQHASPAGTYVHTVNRNWYGDADMPASALQEGCKDIATQLVSNMDINVILGGGRKYMFPAGTPDPEYPNDVNETGTRLDGKNLVQEWLSKHQGSQYVWNRQELIQKSLDPSVTYLMGLFEPVDTKFEIQRDPLMDPSLKDMTEAALHVLSRNPKGFYLFVEGGRIDRGHHLGTAYLALTEAVMFDSAIERASQLTSEQDTLTIVTADHSHVFSFGGYTLRGTSIFGLAPLNALDGKPYTSILYGNGPGYVGTGERPNVTDAESHDPSYQQQAAVPVKSETHGGEDVAIFARGPQAHLLHGVQEQNYIAHVMAFAGCLEPYTDCGLAPPADENRPTTPVQNSTTTTTTTTTTTTTRVQNSASSLGPATGPLALALLAKALMLLLGAPADF; encoded by the exons ATGCAGGGCGCctgggtgctgctgctgctgggcttCAGGCTACAACTGTCCCTTAGCGTCATTCCAG TGGAGGAGGAGAACCCAGCATTCTGGAACCAGAAGGCAGCCGATGCCCTGAATGTTGCCAAGAAGCTGCAGCCCATTCAGACGTCAGCCAAGAACCTCATCATCTTCCTGGGTGATG GGATGGGGGTGCCCACAGTGACAGCTACTCGGATCCTAAAGGGACAGTTGGAAGGTAATCTAGGACCTGAGACACCTCTAGCCATGGACCACTTCCCATATATGGCTCTGTCCAAG ACATACAGTGTGGACAGACAGGTCCCAGACAGTGCAAGCACAGCCACCGCCTACCTATGTGGGGTCAAGACGAACTACAAGACCATTGGTGTGAGCGCGGCAGCACGATTTGACCAGTGCAACACCACATTTGGCAACGAGGTCCTCTCTGTGATGTATCGTGCCAAAAAAGCAG GAAAATCCGTAGGCGTGGTGACCACCACCAGGGTGCAGCACGCATCTCCAGCAGGCACCTATGTTCACACTGTGAACCGCAATTGGTACGGGGATGCGgatatgcctgcctctgcacTGCAGGAGGGCTGCAAGGACATTGCTACACAACTCGTCTCCAACATGGACATTAAC GTGATCCTTGGTGGGGGCCGAAAATACATGTTTCCTGCAGGAACCCCAGACCCTGAGTATCCGAATGATGTTAATGAGACTGGAACCAGACTGGACGGCAAGAACCTGGTGCAGGAATGGCTGTCAAAGCACCAG GGTTCCCAGTATGTTTGGAATCGCCAAGAGCTCATTCAGAAGTCCCTGGATCCATCAGTGACGTATCTCATGG GCCTCTTTGAGCCTGTAGACACAAAATTCGAGATTCAACGAGACCCCCTGATGGACCCATCTCTGAAGGATATGACAGAGGCAGCCCTGCATGTGCTAAGCAGGAACCCCAAAGGCTTCTATCTATTTGTGGAGG GGGGCCGGATCGACCGCGGTCACCATCTGGGCACAGCTTATCTGGCGCTGACTGAAGCTGTGATGTTCGACTCAGCCATCGAGAGGGCCAGCCAGCTCACTAGTGAGCAGGACACTCTGACCATAGTCACTGCTGACCACTCCCATGTCTTCTCCTTTGGTGGCTACACACTTCGAGGGACCTCCATCTTTG GGCTGGCTCCCCTCAATGCTCTGGATGGCAAGCCCTACACCTCCATCCTGTATGGCAATGGCCCAGGCTATGTCGGTACAGGGGAAAGACCCAACGTCACCGATGCTGAAAGCC ATGACCCATCGTACCAGCAGCAGGCTGCTGTGCCGGTGAAGTCGGAGACCCACGGTGGGGAGGACGTGGCTATATTCGCACGTGGCCCGCAGGCGCACTTGCTACACGGAGTGCAGGAACAGAACTACATCGCGCACGTCATGGCCTTCGCAGGCTGCCTGGAGCCCTACACCGACTGTGGCCTGGCGCCCCCTGCAGACGAGAACAGACCAACCACCCCGGTCCAGAAcagcaccactaccaccaccaccaccaccaccaccactaccacccggGTCCAGAACAGCGCCAGTAGCCTGGGTCCAGCCACCGGCCCACTGGCCCTGGCACTACTGGCCAAGGCGCTGATGCTACTACTGGGGGCTCCTGCTGATTTCTAA
- the Ecel1 gene encoding endothelin-converting enzyme-like 1 isoform X2, producing MEAPYSMTAHYDEFQEVKYVSRCGTGGARGTSLPPGFPRSSGRSASGARSGLPRWNRREVCLLSGLVFAAGLCAILAAMLALKYLGPGAAGTGGACPEGCPERKAFARAARFLSANLDASIDPCQDFYSFACGGWLRRHAIPDDKLTYGTIAAIGEQNEERLRRLLARPTGGPGGAAQRKVRAFFRSCLDMREIERLGPRPMLEVIEDCGGWDLGGAADRPGAARWDLNRLLYKAQGVYSAAALFSLTVSLDDRNSSRYVIRIDQDGLTLPERTLYLAQDEESEKVLAAYKVFMERLLRLLGADAVEQKAQEILQLEQRLANISVSEYDDLRRDVSSVYNKVTLGQLQKITPHLQWKWLLDQIFQEDFSEEEEVVLLATDYMQQVSQLIRSTPRRILHNYLVWRVVVVLSEHLSPPFREALHELAKEMEGNDKPQELARVCLGQANRHFGMALGALFVHEHFSAASKAKVQQLVEDIKYILGQRLEELDWMDAQTKAAARAKLQYMMVMVGYPDFLLKPEAVDKEYEFEVHEKTYFKNILNSIRFSIQLSVKKIRQEVDKSTWLLPPQALNAYYLPNKNQMVFPAGILQPTLYDPDFPQSLNYGGIGTIIGHELTHGYDDWGGQYDRSGNLLHWWTEASYSRFLHKAECIVRLYDNFTVYNQRVNGKHTLGENIADMGGLKLAYYAYQKWVREHGPEHPLHRLKYTHNQLFFIAFAQNWCIKRRSQSIYLQVLTDKHAPEHYRVLGSVSQFEEFGRAFHCPKDSPMNPVHKCSVW from the exons ATGGAGGCCCCGTATTCCATGACAGCGCACTATGATGAGTTCCAGGAAGTCAAGTACGTGAGCCGGTGTGGCACCGGGGGCGCCCGAGGGACCTCCCTACCTCCAGGCTTCCCGAGGAGCTCAGGGCGCAGTGCTAGCGGGGCCCGGTCGGGGCTACCGCGCTGGAACCGACGGGAGGTGTGCCTGTTGTCCGGGCTGGTGTTCGCCGCCGGCCTCTGTGCCATCTTGGCAGCCATGCTGGCGCTCAAATACCTGGGCCCTGGCGCGGCGGGCACTGGCGGAGCCTGTCCCGAGGGCTGCCCCGAGCGCAAGGCCTTCGCGCGCGCCGCCCGCTTCCTGTCTGCCAACCTGGACGCCAGCATCGACCCGTGCCAGGACTTCTACTCGTTCGCGTGCGGGGGCTGGCTGCGGCGCCACGCCATCCCCGACGACAAGCTCACCTATGGCACGATCGCGGCCATCGGAGAGCAGAACGAGGAGCGCCTGCGGCGCCTGCTGGCGAGACCCACGGGAGGCCCGGGCGGCGCTGCGCAGCGCAAGGTGCGCGCCTTCTTCCGCTCGTGCCTCGACATGCGCGAGATCGAGAGGCTCGGGCCGCGGCCCATGCTGGAGGTCATCGAGGACTGCGGCGGCTGGGACCTAGGCGGCGCGGCCGATCGCCCGGGGGCGGCTCGCTGGGACCTCAACCGACTGTTGTACAAGGCACAGGGTGTGTACAGCGCGGCCGCGCTCTTCTCGCTTACAGTCAGCCTGGACGACAGGAACTCCTCGCGCTACGTCATCCGT ATTGACCAGGACGGGCTCACCCTGCCAGAGAGAACCCTGTACCTAGCTCAAGATGAGGAGAGTGAGAAG GTCCTGGCCGCATACAAGGTGTTCATGGAGCGCCTACTCAGACTACTGGGTGCAGACGCTGTGGAACAGAAGGCTCAGGAAATCCttcaactggagcagaggctagcTAAT ATCTCTGTGTCAGAATATGATGATCTCCGTCGAGATGTCAGCTCCGTGTACAACAAAGTGACTCTGGGGCAGCTGCAGAAGATCACCCCCCAT TTGCAGTGGAAATGGCTGCTGGACCAGATCTTCCAGGAGGACTTCtctgaagaggaggaggtggtgctGCTGGCCACAGACTACATGCAGCAGGTGTCCCAGCTCATCCGATCCACACCCCGAAG GATCCTTCACAACTACCTAGTGTGGCGTGTGGTGGTGGTTCTGAGTGAGCACCTGTCCCCACCATTCCGAGAGGCACTGCATGAGCTGGCCAAAGAGATGGAGGGCAATGACAAACCCCAGGAGTTGGCCCGAGTCTGCCTGGGCCAGGCCAACCGCCACTTCGGCATGGCTCTTGGTGCCCTCTTTGTACACGAACACTTCTCAGCTGCCAGTAAAGCCAAG GTACAGCAGCTGGTGGAAGATATCAAGTACATCTTAGGCCAGCGCCTGGAGGAGCTGGACTGGATGGACGCCCAGACCAAGGCAGCTGCTCGGGCTAAG CTCCAGTACATGATGGTCATGGTTGGCTATCCAGACTTCCTGCTGAAACCTGAGGCTGTAGACAAAGAGTATGAG TTTGAGGTCCACGAGAAGACCTACTTCAAGAACATTTTGAACAGCATCCGATTCAGCATCCAGTTGTCTGTCAAGAAGATCCGACAGGAGGTGGACAAATCCAC GTGGCTGCTCCCTCCGCAGGCGCTCAATGCCTACTATCTGCCCAACAAGAACCAAATGG TATTCCCAGCTGGCATCCTGCAGCCCACCCTGTATGACCCAGACTTCCCGCA GTCTTTGAACTACGGGGGCATCGGTACCATCATTGGGCATGAACTGACCCACGGCTATGATGACTGGG GAGGACAGTATGACCGCTCAGGAAACCTGCTGCACTGGTGGACTGAGGCCTCCTACAGCCGCTTTCTGCACAAGGCCGAGTGCATTGTTCGCCTCTATGACAACTTCACCGTCTACAACCAGCGG GTGAATGGGAAACACACACTTGGCGAGAACATCGCAGACATGGGAGGCCTCAAGCTGGCCTACTAT GCCTATCAGAAGTGGGTCCGGGAGCATGGCCCAGAACACCCGCTGCACCGGCTCAAGTACACCCACAACCAGCTTTTCTTCATTGCCTTTGCCCAG AACTGGTGCATCAAGCGACGGTCACAGTCCATCTACCTGCAGGTGCTGACAGACAAACACGCACCTGAGCACTACCG GGTCCTGGGTAGCGTGTCCCAGTTTGAGGAATTCGGCCGGGCCTTCCACTGTCCCAAGGACTCTCCCATGAACCCTGTCCATAAATGCTCTGTGTGGTGA